Within the Saccharomonospora amisosensis genome, the region CTACGCCGCAAGCAGCGGCTCTACCTCGAAGAGTGGGTACACGTCCTGATGGAGCTGCGCCCGGAACTCACCGATACCGAGGCCCGCACCATCGTGCACGCGGCCATCGGTGCTATCCAGTCGACGCTGTTCCACCGCGTCGGTCTCCCCGAACCGAGGCTGCGCGAACTGCTCGCCGAATGCGCCCGCTCGGTGCTCAACGGCGGCTGACCCCCGGACACAGGCCGTCCTGCGGCAAGCCTCCAGCACAACCAAACCATGGGTCCGGTTCGCCGTGGCCAGTGCGTGGCGCGGCCGCGGGTCGTGCGGTGGCCATGTCGGTCGGTGTCGCCCTCGGCTGGGAACCGGCGCTGGGCCTCCGGTGGCGAATTCGACGACGTACGCGGAGATGTCCACTCCGGACTCGATGCGGCTGGACGCTTGATTCCGTGAAGTTGGTGTTGACGGTCGAACGCAGTGCGGTCGCGTCGGTGGCGTTGGCCTGGCAGCGGGAGGTTTCCGCGGACCTGGACCGGGCCAACGCCGATGGTGGGGTCACCGCCATGGGGCCACGCCTAGAAGTGACTTGGCTGGTGCGTGGTTCCCGGACGGGCGAGCAGGTCGCGTCACGCGGTTTGAGACTACCGCGACCGTTGGCGCGGTAGCGGCAAGCAGGGAGTCGGAGACGAGGTGTGTCATCGGCTGGTCGTGACGTGACCGGGTAGCTGGTCGAGGTTGAAGACGAGGGTGGATCGGGCGGCCAGGCCGTGCTCGGTGTGGCAGTCGATCGCTAGCGTCGCCTGGCGGGGCTGCGCTGTGTCGTCGATGGAGAGCACGCGGCCGTCGGTGCGCAGGGTGTCGCCGGCGCAGACCGGCGCGATCATCTGCAGCCGCCTGCGCGCTAGCCAGGCGTCCGGGCCCGCCCAGGCCTTGCCGACGCGGTCGACGAAGCCGTGGAGAAACATGGTGTTGAGGTAGACGTCGCGGGCGCCCTGTTCTCGCGCGTAGGCCTGGTCGTGGTGGCCGCGGAAGAAGTCGCGGGTGGCCGCGGCGTCGAGCACGCACCGGGTGACTGTCACCGGCATCCGCACCTCGGGGAGAACCTCGACCGCGTCCGCCGGGTCAGCCGCGGCCGGGGCAGCCTGCCGCGTGGGCGGCTTGGCGTCGGAGGCGCGGTAGCGGAAGAGCACGTTGTCGTTGGTGGCGACCAGCGTGCCTTCCTGGTTCCGGCATGCGGACCGTGTGGTGACAAAGTGGCCCACGCCCAGCGCGGTGTGCTTCTCCGCGGAGACGGACTCC harbors:
- a CDS encoding FAS1-like dehydratase domain-containing protein, which produces MTVNYADALNYVVTGSHAEAQAWIGHEVTTEAPFPVNEAQIAYFCALVEDADENHWDADAAGRRYGALISPPGMLMVWAFPLPWNPWGRPEHAPILALDVPLPGTTLINVSTDTRFLAPMRVGDRLTFSERVESVSAEKHTALGVGHFVTTRSACRNQEGTLVATNDNVLFRYRASDAKPPTRQAAPAAADPADAVEVLPEVRMPVTVTRCVLDAAATRDFFRGHHDQAYAREQGARDVYLNTMFLHGFVDRVGKAWAGPDAWLARRRLQMIAPVCAGDTLRTDGRVLSIDDTAQPRQATLAIDCHTEHGLAARSTLVFNLDQLPGHVTTSR